In Desulfomicrobium escambiense DSM 10707, a single genomic region encodes these proteins:
- a CDS encoding long-chain-fatty-acid--CoA ligase: MIAEGINRIWLKHYDQEVSPNLDYEIIPLYEVLERAAANHPDRPAIVFNNWTVTFKKLKRLVDLCSANLKKAGVQPGERVAVMLPNCPQTVITYWACLKLGAVVVMTNPLYMEKELVHHFNDSEARTLITLNLLWKRISGLRDKLHLKRIFVTSIADCLGFPLNFLYTIKSRREYKLGPIPYDGQTVLPWKGLLKRTAIQDPHPVDPRKDLAALQYTGGTTGVSKGVMLTHANLICNAQQAKAVLHTIKETGETILGLLPLFHIYGLTVCVNFGTLIGATLVPMAKFVPLDVLKTIHKKRPTIFPCAPSIFIALLQQKNLEKYDLGSVRYCISGSAPMPVPIMEKFNSLTNGANIVEGFGLTEASPITHLNPLRGNSKNGSIGLPFPDTDAAIVDMEVGSLPLPVGKIGELVIRGPQVMQGYWKRPDETASVLRNGWLYTGDIAYMDEDGFFFIVDRKKDLIITGGYNVYPREIDEVLHEHPAIKEAVSVGITHPTRGEIIKAYIVLREGHALSKTDVLAFCREKLANYKVPKQVEFRDDLPKSIVGKVLRRVIREEEERKGHDACECEPDVEVNGDGSEEPSKKDKRAKKKKKGDKQSS, from the coding sequence ATGATCGCAGAGGGCATCAACAGAATCTGGCTCAAGCATTACGATCAGGAAGTCAGTCCGAACCTGGACTACGAAATCATCCCCCTCTATGAGGTCTTGGAGCGTGCAGCCGCCAACCACCCCGACCGGCCGGCCATCGTCTTCAACAACTGGACCGTCACGTTCAAGAAGCTCAAGCGCCTGGTGGACCTCTGCAGCGCCAACCTGAAGAAGGCCGGCGTCCAGCCCGGCGAGCGGGTGGCCGTCATGCTGCCCAACTGCCCTCAGACGGTTATCACCTACTGGGCCTGTCTCAAGCTCGGGGCCGTGGTCGTCATGACCAACCCCCTGTACATGGAGAAAGAGCTGGTCCACCACTTCAACGATTCCGAAGCCAGGACGCTCATCACGCTCAACCTGCTCTGGAAGCGCATAAGCGGTCTGCGCGACAAGCTGCACCTGAAGCGCATCTTCGTCACCTCCATCGCCGACTGCCTGGGCTTCCCCCTGAATTTCCTCTACACCATAAAATCCAGGCGCGAGTACAAGCTCGGCCCGATCCCCTACGACGGGCAGACCGTCCTGCCATGGAAGGGGCTCCTCAAGCGGACGGCCATCCAGGACCCGCACCCCGTTGACCCCAGGAAGGACCTGGCCGCACTGCAGTACACCGGCGGCACCACGGGTGTGTCCAAGGGGGTCATGCTGACCCACGCCAACCTCATCTGCAACGCCCAGCAGGCCAAGGCCGTGCTGCACACCATCAAGGAGACGGGCGAGACGATCCTGGGCCTCCTACCCCTCTTCCACATCTACGGGCTCACGGTCTGCGTCAATTTCGGAACCCTCATCGGCGCGACCCTCGTGCCCATGGCCAAGTTCGTGCCCCTGGACGTCCTGAAGACCATCCACAAGAAGCGGCCGACCATCTTCCCCTGCGCCCCGTCCATCTTCATCGCTCTGTTGCAGCAGAAGAATCTGGAAAAGTACGATCTGGGATCGGTGCGCTACTGCATCTCCGGCTCGGCGCCCATGCCCGTGCCCATCATGGAGAAGTTCAACAGCCTGACCAACGGCGCCAACATCGTCGAGGGCTTCGGACTGACCGAGGCCTCGCCCATCACGCACCTGAACCCCCTGCGCGGCAACAGCAAGAACGGCTCCATCGGCCTGCCCTTCCCGGACACGGACGCGGCCATCGTCGACATGGAGGTCGGCTCACTGCCCCTGCCCGTCGGCAAGATCGGCGAACTGGTCATCCGTGGGCCGCAGGTCATGCAGGGCTACTGGAAGCGGCCCGACGAGACGGCCTCGGTGCTCAGGAACGGCTGGCTCTACACCGGCGACATCGCCTACATGGACGAGGACGGTTTTTTCTTCATCGTCGACCGCAAGAAGGACCTCATCATCACCGGCGGCTACAACGTCTACCCGCGCGAGATCGACGAGGTCCTGCACGAACACCCCGCCATCAAGGAGGCCGTCAGCGTCGGCATCACGCACCCCACGCGCGGCGAGATCATCAAGGCCTACATCGTCCTGCGCGAGGGCCATGCCCTGAGCAAGACCGACGTCCTGGCCTTCTGCCGCGAGAAGCTGGCCAACTACAAGGTGCCCAAGCAGGTCGAGTTCCGCGACGACCTGCCCAAGAGCATCGTCGGCAAGGTCCTGCGCCGGGTCATCCGCGAGGAGGAGGAGCGCAAGGGACACGACGCCTGCGAATGCGAGCCTGACGTGGAGGTAAACGGCGACGGCAGCGAGGAGCCTTCGAAGAAGGACAAACGGGCCAAAAAGAAGAAGAAAGGCGACAAGCAGTCCTCTTGA
- a CDS encoding class I SAM-dependent RNA methyltransferase, whose product MAPANGHDLPALRVEKLLWRGRGLARLESGQVVMLEPGVLPGEIVDARVIKASKDFLQAEAVRVTEPSPMRGVHPCPHAALCGGSRFGMVSPETGLALKTDILRDALSRALGRSHGAELPEIGVVPSPRGWRYRWRGQIHVRGGRPHAMAHASNDLVPLTDCHLLAAPLAAAMPALAAGLPDGRFTIAASPDTGQAATERDTLLLPFSFPDYGLTLELPPSTFFQANWELNRVLVRTAVDELEGFDRIADLFSGAGNFALPLASRGRKVLAVEGSAEAVDTGVRNAERLGLASVRFRAANLSKPAPWKTVRDFAPRAAILDPPRTGAKGVGQTLAGIASLRRLVWVSCDVVNTIRDARPLLDAGWRLSSLRLFDMFPGTWHMEVLMVLDRP is encoded by the coding sequence ATGGCACCCGCAAACGGCCACGATCTCCCGGCCCTGCGGGTCGAGAAGCTGCTCTGGCGCGGCCGAGGTCTGGCGCGCCTGGAGTCGGGACAGGTGGTCATGCTCGAACCGGGCGTACTGCCCGGCGAGATCGTCGATGCCCGCGTGATCAAGGCCTCCAAGGATTTCCTGCAGGCCGAAGCCGTGCGCGTCACGGAGCCGTCGCCCATGCGCGGCGTCCACCCCTGCCCCCACGCCGCCCTGTGCGGCGGCTCGCGCTTCGGCATGGTCAGTCCGGAAACGGGTCTCGCCCTCAAGACCGACATCCTGCGCGACGCCCTGTCCCGAGCCCTGGGCCGCAGCCACGGCGCGGAACTGCCGGAGATCGGCGTGGTCCCGAGCCCTCGGGGCTGGCGCTACCGCTGGCGCGGCCAGATCCACGTCCGCGGCGGCCGGCCCCACGCCATGGCCCACGCCAGCAACGACCTCGTGCCCCTGACGGACTGCCATCTCCTGGCCGCCCCCCTGGCCGCGGCCATGCCCGCCCTGGCCGCCGGCCTGCCTGACGGCCGCTTCACCATCGCGGCCAGCCCCGACACGGGCCAGGCAGCCACGGAACGCGACACGCTGCTGCTGCCCTTCTCCTTCCCGGACTACGGGCTGACCCTGGAATTGCCGCCGTCCACGTTCTTTCAGGCCAACTGGGAACTGAACCGCGTCCTGGTGCGCACGGCCGTGGACGAGCTCGAAGGTTTCGACCGCATCGCCGACCTCTTCTCCGGAGCCGGCAATTTCGCCCTGCCCCTGGCCAGCCGGGGACGGAAGGTCCTGGCCGTGGAAGGCTCGGCCGAGGCCGTGGACACCGGGGTGCGCAACGCCGAAAGGCTCGGCCTCGCCTCGGTCCGGTTCCGCGCCGCCAACCTCTCCAAGCCGGCCCCCTGGAAGACGGTGCGCGACTTCGCACCCCGGGCCGCCATCCTCGACCCGCCCCGCACTGGCGCCAAGGGCGTCGGCCAGACCCTCGCGGGCATAGCAAGCCTGCGGCGCCTGGTCTGGGTGTCCTGCGACGTGGTCAACACCATCCGCGACGCGAGGCCCCTCCTGGACGCCGGCTGGCGCCTGTCGTCCCTGCGCCTCTTCGACATGTTCCCGGGCACCTGGCATATGGAGGTGCTCATGGTCCTGGACCGCCCCTGA
- the speB gene encoding agmatinase produces MYDEFFDLGLAQGRNIFVLPVPYEGTVSYGTGTRLGPEALFRASVQIESYDAELDLDLTDLAHFTPLAPVDPPKGGPEALHGVLRRRLEEFDAGRDFILTLGGEHSIPLPLFEFYKAAHPDLVILHIDAHADLRESYGDTPYSHACIMARARQLSIPLVQIGIRSLCREQRDFMRAQPKSELMTMFAWDLPSPCEAAERVRAFVGERPIYLSFDVDGMDPSVIPGTGTPEPGGIAYPWMSRFWKELWLDGMGPRLVGMDMVELSPVHGSQVSETAAVKLIQRILVSWLGQG; encoded by the coding sequence ATGTACGATGAATTTTTCGATCTCGGCCTCGCTCAGGGCCGGAACATTTTCGTGTTGCCCGTCCCCTACGAGGGCACGGTCAGCTATGGCACGGGCACGCGCCTGGGGCCCGAGGCGCTGTTTCGGGCCAGCGTGCAGATCGAGTCCTACGACGCCGAACTGGATCTGGACCTGACGGATCTGGCCCACTTCACCCCCCTGGCCCCGGTGGATCCGCCCAAAGGCGGCCCCGAGGCCCTGCATGGGGTCTTGCGCCGGCGGCTTGAGGAGTTCGACGCAGGCCGGGACTTCATCCTGACCCTCGGGGGCGAGCACTCGATCCCTCTGCCCCTGTTCGAATTCTACAAGGCTGCCCACCCGGACCTGGTCATCCTGCACATCGACGCCCACGCCGACCTGCGCGAGAGCTACGGCGACACGCCCTACTCCCACGCCTGCATCATGGCCCGCGCCAGGCAGCTGTCCATCCCCCTGGTCCAGATCGGCATCCGCTCCCTGTGCCGCGAGCAGCGCGACTTCATGCGCGCCCAACCCAAGTCCGAGCTCATGACCATGTTCGCCTGGGACCTGCCCTCCCCCTGCGAGGCGGCCGAGCGCGTGCGTGCCTTCGTCGGCGAGCGGCCCATCTACCTGTCCTTCGACGTGGACGGCATGGACCCGAGCGTCATTCCCGGCACGGGCACGCCCGAGCCCGGCGGCATCGCCTACCCCTGGATGAGCCGCTTCTGGAAGGAGCTCTGGCTCGACGGCATGGGCCCGCGACTGGTCGGCATGGACATGGTCGAACTCTCGCCCGTCCACGGCTCGCAGGTTTCGGAAACGGCCGCGGTCAAGCTCATCCAGCGCATCCTCGTCAGCTGGCTCGGGCAGGGCTGA
- a CDS encoding SPOR domain-containing protein, translated as MITRKSSTAKKGKDSKGFTFQLGLTGFMSLAVLVVIGMAWSFILGVIVGRGHQPEKMAMDMARQVLPEDFPLLTEKNEEVLKGEELEFFEKLKQGPSSVPPAPPAPPKAAAAPAPKPQNATTVATATAVAKPQSAIDAALQSAAQVAGQAAPQAATENTKGEVFVFNYQVAALASMEQAQTFLKKRDLSGFKTTVVQAEHEGKTWFRVYVHHQGTVESAVGLKEQLKAKGIDNILLRSRTPL; from the coding sequence ATGATCACACGCAAATCGAGCACAGCGAAAAAGGGAAAGGACTCCAAGGGGTTCACCTTCCAGCTTGGCCTGACGGGCTTCATGTCCCTGGCCGTGCTGGTCGTCATCGGCATGGCCTGGTCCTTCATCCTGGGGGTCATCGTCGGCCGCGGGCACCAGCCCGAGAAGATGGCCATGGACATGGCCCGCCAGGTGCTCCCCGAAGACTTCCCGCTGCTCACGGAAAAGAACGAGGAAGTGCTCAAGGGCGAGGAACTGGAGTTCTTCGAAAAGCTGAAGCAGGGCCCGAGTTCCGTGCCCCCGGCCCCGCCCGCGCCGCCCAAGGCGGCAGCCGCGCCTGCGCCCAAGCCCCAGAACGCGACCACGGTCGCGACGGCGACTGCGGTCGCCAAGCCGCAGTCGGCCATCGACGCGGCCCTGCAGTCGGCGGCCCAGGTGGCCGGACAGGCTGCGCCGCAGGCAGCGACGGAAAATACCAAGGGCGAAGTCTTTGTCTTCAACTACCAGGTCGCGGCCCTGGCCAGCATGGAGCAGGCCCAAACCTTTCTGAAGAAGCGCGACCTCTCGGGGTTCAAGACCACCGTGGTGCAGGCCGAGCACGAGGGCAAGACGTGGTTCCGCGTCTACGTGCACCATCAGGGCACGGTCGAATCGGCCGTGGGCCTCAAGGAGCAGCTCAAGGCCAAGGGCATCGACAACATCCTGCTGCGTTCGCGCACACCGCTGTAA
- the argS gene encoding arginine--tRNA ligase encodes MKAKNYIFEKLTAFMASKGFELPAKTTIEAPKSEQHGDMATNISMVMPKEKGQNPRALAEGIKADLLAACPEIESIDIAGPGFINFTFKPAFWQDVALTALENGSNFGRVDVGKGRRVQVEYVSANPTGPLHIGHGRGAAVGDSLTRILRFTGHEVETEYYLNDAGRQMRLLGLAVWVRYQQACGIEIEFPEDCYRGDYIKDISAALLAEKGRALLDLPEENALDLCYERGMKDILDGIKKDLVDFRVEHQHWFSEKSLVDGGLVEATLNRLLAEGRAYEQDGALWFRTTEFGDDKDRVLRKSDGLLTYFASDIAYHDNKIGRGFDLMVDVWGADHHGYVPRMKAAIEAMGKDREALQVILIQLVNLIQGGEQIAMSTRAGKFETLADVCAEVGVDAARFIFLSRKSDSHLDFDLDMVKQQSMDNPVYYVQYAHARISSLLRKAAEQGVELPEPSRELMALLTTPEDKALFKALDAFEDTMELAARTLSPHHVSHYLMELAGLLHRYYTVHHILSGEDQDLLRARILLFRAVAGVIASGLDLLGVHAPERM; translated from the coding sequence ATGAAAGCCAAGAACTACATTTTCGAAAAACTGACGGCCTTCATGGCCTCCAAGGGCTTTGAGCTGCCCGCCAAGACGACCATCGAGGCGCCCAAAAGCGAACAGCACGGCGACATGGCCACCAACATCTCCATGGTCATGCCCAAGGAAAAGGGACAGAACCCGCGCGCCCTGGCCGAAGGCATCAAGGCGGACCTGCTGGCCGCCTGCCCCGAGATCGAGAGCATCGACATCGCCGGCCCCGGCTTCATCAACTTCACCTTCAAGCCCGCCTTCTGGCAGGACGTGGCCCTGACCGCCCTGGAAAACGGGTCGAACTTCGGACGCGTCGATGTCGGCAAGGGCCGCCGCGTGCAGGTCGAGTACGTCTCGGCCAACCCCACGGGGCCCCTGCACATCGGACACGGCCGCGGCGCCGCCGTAGGCGACAGCCTGACGCGCATCCTGCGTTTCACGGGCCACGAGGTCGAGACGGAGTACTACCTGAACGACGCCGGCCGCCAGATGCGCCTCCTGGGCCTGGCCGTGTGGGTCCGCTACCAGCAGGCCTGCGGCATCGAAATCGAATTTCCCGAGGATTGCTACCGCGGCGACTACATCAAGGACATCTCCGCAGCCCTGCTGGCCGAAAAGGGCCGGGCTCTGCTGGACCTGCCCGAGGAGAATGCCCTGGACCTGTGCTATGAGCGCGGCATGAAGGACATCCTCGACGGCATCAAGAAGGACCTCGTCGACTTCCGCGTCGAGCACCAGCACTGGTTCTCGGAAAAGAGCCTGGTCGACGGAGGGCTGGTCGAGGCGACCCTGAACCGCCTGCTGGCCGAGGGCCGCGCCTACGAGCAGGACGGCGCCCTGTGGTTCCGGACAACGGAGTTCGGCGACGACAAGGACCGCGTGCTGCGCAAGTCCGACGGCCTGCTGACCTATTTCGCCTCGGACATCGCCTACCACGACAACAAGATCGGCCGCGGCTTCGACCTCATGGTCGACGTCTGGGGCGCCGACCACCACGGCTACGTGCCGCGCATGAAGGCGGCCATCGAGGCCATGGGCAAGGACCGCGAGGCCCTGCAGGTCATCCTCATCCAACTCGTCAACCTGATCCAGGGCGGCGAGCAGATCGCCATGTCCACACGCGCCGGCAAGTTCGAGACCCTGGCCGACGTCTGCGCCGAAGTGGGCGTGGACGCGGCGCGCTTCATCTTCCTGTCGCGCAAGAGCGACTCGCACCTGGACTTCGACCTGGACATGGTCAAGCAGCAGTCCATGGACAACCCGGTCTACTACGTGCAGTACGCCCACGCCCGTATCAGCTCCCTGCTGCGCAAGGCCGCCGAGCAGGGCGTCGAGCTGCCCGAGCCGTCGCGCGAACTCATGGCCCTCCTGACCACGCCCGAGGACAAGGCCCTGTTCAAGGCCCTGGACGCCTTCGAGGACACCATGGAGCTGGCCGCCCGGACCCTCTCGCCCCACCACGTCAGCCATTACCTGATGGAGCTTGCCGGGCTGCTGCACCGGTATTATACCGTGCACCACATCCTCTCCGGCGAGGACCAGGACCTGCTGCGGGCACGCATCCTCCTCTTCCGCGCCGTGGCCGGCGTGATCGCGAGCGGCCTCGACCTGTTGGGGGTGCATGCCCCGGAACGCATGTAG
- a CDS encoding acyltransferase domain-containing protein encodes MVSIVFPGQGSQEPGMGRDLAEHSAEAMELWKKAERQSGLPLREIYWDGDESAMAATRNLQPALTVVNINLWRFLAAKLNPAAAAGHSLGEFSALCAAQVLPEDQLLELVCLRGRLMDEAANQDGAMAAILKLEQAQVESLVAAAAAATGQEIRIANYNTPGQFVVSGHAQAVDHVCAGTKPLKGRAMTLPVSNAFHSPYMSEPGAELSRYMDKLDWRDPKIPVYLNVTAKPEPSGAALKEVMKKQMTSSVLWTQTIENQYADGMRAFIELGPKGALSRMISQILKDRDGVKTLAVSNLEQSAAIEETLA; translated from the coding sequence ATGGTAAGCATCGTTTTTCCCGGCCAGGGCTCCCAGGAACCCGGCATGGGCCGTGATCTGGCCGAGCACTCCGCCGAGGCCATGGAATTGTGGAAAAAGGCGGAACGCCAAAGCGGCCTTCCCCTGCGCGAAATATACTGGGACGGCGACGAAAGCGCCATGGCGGCGACGCGGAATCTGCAGCCCGCCCTGACCGTTGTCAACATCAACCTCTGGCGCTTCCTGGCCGCAAAGCTCAATCCCGCGGCAGCCGCCGGGCACAGCCTGGGCGAATTCTCCGCCCTGTGCGCCGCCCAGGTCCTGCCCGAGGACCAGCTGCTCGAACTGGTCTGCCTGCGCGGCAGGCTCATGGACGAGGCAGCCAACCAGGATGGCGCCATGGCCGCCATCCTCAAGCTGGAACAGGCCCAGGTGGAATCCCTGGTGGCAGCCGCCGCCGCGGCCACGGGCCAGGAGATCCGCATCGCCAACTACAACACCCCGGGCCAGTTCGTGGTCAGCGGGCACGCCCAGGCCGTGGACCACGTCTGCGCCGGCACCAAGCCCCTCAAGGGCCGCGCCATGACCCTGCCGGTCAGCAACGCTTTCCACTCGCCCTACATGAGCGAGCCCGGCGCCGAGCTGTCCCGGTACATGGACAAACTCGACTGGCGGGACCCGAAGATTCCCGTCTATCTGAACGTCACGGCCAAACCCGAGCCCTCCGGCGCGGCTCTGAAGGAGGTCATGAAAAAGCAGATGACCTCGTCCGTACTCTGGACCCAGACCATCGAGAACCAGTACGCCGACGGCATGCGCGCCTTCATCGAGCTGGGCCCCAAGGGCGCCCTCTCGCGCATGATTTCGCAGATCCTGAAGGACCGGGACGGGGTGAAGACCCTGGCCGTGAGCAACCTTGAACAGTCGGCCGCCATCGAGGAGACCCTGGCATGA
- a CDS encoding 16S rRNA (guanine(527)-N(7))-methyltransferase RsmG has translation MNETLDAASVAAASARLGRVLTDDQAGMLAVYLGLLVKWNSRMNLVGPETWPEILETLIQDSWHLADLLQTIEPQPAETLDLGAGAGLPGIPLRVFWTAGDYWLVEPRQKRALFMEQAAAHMRLPRTRVLCARMEALPQARRQAGLIVSRAFMPWKKLLAEVRGYLAPGGRVLVMSNEATGETVEGFALDVEKDYAVAGKTRWFRLFRLVGEDF, from the coding sequence ATGAACGAAACTCTCGACGCGGCCAGTGTGGCCGCCGCCTCAGCTCGGCTCGGCCGCGTTCTCACGGACGACCAGGCCGGCATGCTGGCCGTTTACTTAGGCCTGCTGGTCAAGTGGAACAGCCGCATGAACCTCGTCGGCCCGGAGACCTGGCCGGAAATCCTGGAAACGCTGATCCAGGACTCCTGGCATCTGGCCGACCTGTTGCAGACCATCGAGCCCCAGCCGGCCGAAACCCTGGACCTTGGCGCCGGCGCGGGCCTGCCGGGCATCCCGCTGCGCGTCTTCTGGACCGCCGGGGACTACTGGCTGGTGGAGCCGAGGCAGAAGCGCGCCTTGTTCATGGAGCAGGCCGCGGCGCATATGCGCCTGCCGCGCACCCGCGTCCTCTGCGCCCGCATGGAGGCCCTGCCGCAGGCCCGTCGCCAGGCCGGGCTCATCGTCAGCCGCGCCTTCATGCCGTGGAAAAAGCTGTTGGCCGAGGTCCGCGGCTATCTCGCCCCCGGCGGCCGGGTGCTGGTCATGAGCAACGAGGCGACGGGCGAGACCGTCGAGGGCTTCGCGCTGGACGTCGAGAAGGACTATGCCGTGGCGGGAAAGACGCGCTGGTTCCGGCTATTTCGTCTTGTCGGGGAAGACTTCTGA
- a CDS encoding tyrosine-type recombinase/integrase, whose product MPLTDTKIRNARAKEKDLLIVDHNGLYLAVKKNGSKLWRYRKMMKGETILLSIGSYPEISLADARATCLEYNKLVAQGIHPRKELDAPTGDAFEPLAREWHEKHQVKWGEVHRAKILRRLEKDIFPFLGDKPINSIQPQDILRVLRIMENRGATDLAHRMHQVIGQVFRYAVATGRAERDNSADLKGALTPVRHKHHASLTDPKDIAQLLRAIEGYQGSHVVRCALRLSPLLFVRPGELRHAEWGEIDIKGREWRIPAEKMKMKVQHIVPLAKQSIAIIEDLRPLTGDGKYLFPGRVSARPMSENTINAALRYLGYDTRQQQCAHGFRSMASTLLNEQGWNRDAIERQLAHAERDGVRAAYNFAQYLPERRKMMQAWADFLDKLRDGAQVIPLHLVAGEK is encoded by the coding sequence ATGCCGTTGACTGATACCAAGATCAGGAACGCCAGGGCGAAGGAAAAAGACCTGCTCATCGTTGACCACAACGGGCTATATCTCGCGGTCAAGAAGAACGGCTCAAAGCTCTGGCGCTATCGCAAGATGATGAAGGGCGAAACCATCCTGCTCTCCATCGGCTCCTACCCCGAAATTTCCCTGGCCGACGCCCGCGCGACCTGCTTGGAGTACAACAAGCTCGTTGCCCAGGGCATTCACCCCCGCAAAGAACTGGACGCGCCCACCGGCGATGCTTTCGAGCCCCTGGCCCGTGAGTGGCATGAAAAGCATCAAGTGAAGTGGGGCGAAGTCCACCGCGCGAAGATCCTTCGCCGTCTCGAAAAAGACATCTTCCCCTTTCTCGGTGACAAGCCCATCAACTCCATTCAGCCGCAGGACATCCTGCGCGTGCTTAGAATCATGGAGAACAGAGGCGCCACCGACCTTGCCCACAGGATGCACCAAGTCATTGGCCAGGTATTCCGCTACGCCGTGGCGACCGGCAGGGCCGAGCGGGACAATTCCGCCGACCTGAAAGGCGCTCTCACGCCAGTACGCCACAAGCATCACGCCAGTCTGACAGACCCCAAAGACATCGCGCAACTTCTCAGGGCCATCGAGGGCTATCAGGGCTCTCATGTTGTCCGGTGCGCGCTGCGCCTGTCTCCGCTCCTGTTCGTCCGTCCTGGCGAACTGCGTCATGCGGAATGGGGAGAAATCGACATCAAGGGTAGGGAATGGCGGATACCGGCCGAGAAGATGAAGATGAAGGTGCAGCACATTGTGCCGTTGGCGAAGCAGTCCATCGCCATCATCGAGGATCTGCGCCCCCTGACCGGCGACGGCAAGTACTTGTTTCCGGGCAGGGTGTCGGCCCGGCCAATGTCGGAAAACACAATCAACGCGGCATTGCGCTATCTGGGGTACGACACGCGGCAGCAGCAGTGTGCCCACGGGTTCAGATCCATGGCCAGCACGCTTTTGAACGAGCAGGGGTGGAATCGTGACGCCATCGAGCGGCAGCTCGCGCACGCGGAACGGGACGGAGTACGGGCGGCCTACAACTTCGCGCAGTACCTGCCCGAGCGCAGGAAGATGATGCAGGCGTGGGCCGACTTCCTCGACAAACTGAGGGACGGGGCGCAGGTCATCCCCTTGCACCTCGTAGCTGGAGAGAAATAA